Proteins encoded together in one Mannheimia haemolytica window:
- the amaB gene encoding N-carbamoyl-L-amino acid hydrolase, producing MEQITQRITQNLEHLKQFTATPGNGCTRLPFSQEARSAVNYLRELMIEAGLQVKEDEAGNIFGILAGEQPELPCVMSGSHYDSVLHGGNYDGIAGVITALETARLLKATGKKFKRNFVVVGFNDEEGMRFGTGYFGSGAMLGLRTPDYCRQYKDKDGISYYEAMQGYGLDPEKIENAKWAEGSIGHFIETHIEQGPVLDTQGIEIGLVTGIVGLHRHMFTVHGRADHAGTTPMDMRLDAVDVATKVIAQIADWAREKNDGTVATVGYMNVLPGGINIVAEKVVFSVDIRSLNMANVEEITAKIEQALAEETAKIGSTFEKETKLIIQPVALSEKMLDILENSAQKHQFSYKRLPSGAGHDSLEIGQKIPTVMIFVLSKDGRSHTPVEFTEYHYFAKAAVLQQELAEQLLDE from the coding sequence ATGGAACAGATTACCCAGCGTATTACGCAAAATTTAGAACATCTAAAACAATTCACTGCCACACCGGGCAATGGTTGTACCCGTTTGCCTTTTTCTCAAGAGGCGAGAAGTGCGGTTAATTATTTAAGAGAGTTAATGATCGAAGCCGGACTGCAAGTTAAAGAAGACGAAGCGGGCAATATTTTCGGTATTTTAGCAGGTGAGCAACCTGAATTGCCTTGTGTGATGTCCGGTTCTCACTATGACAGTGTACTTCACGGTGGAAATTATGATGGTATCGCAGGGGTGATTACCGCATTAGAAACCGCCCGTTTATTAAAAGCAACTGGCAAAAAATTTAAACGTAATTTTGTGGTTGTAGGTTTTAATGATGAAGAAGGAATGCGTTTCGGCACAGGATATTTTGGCTCTGGAGCAATGCTCGGTTTGCGTACTCCGGACTATTGTCGCCAATATAAAGACAAAGACGGAATTTCTTATTATGAGGCGATGCAAGGCTACGGATTAGATCCGGAAAAAATTGAAAATGCAAAATGGGCTGAGGGTTCGATTGGGCATTTTATCGAAACCCATATTGAACAAGGGCCGGTGTTAGATACTCAAGGTATTGAAATTGGTTTGGTAACGGGCATTGTTGGTTTACATCGCCATATGTTTACTGTTCACGGGCGAGCCGATCATGCAGGCACAACACCAATGGATATGCGTTTAGATGCCGTTGATGTTGCAACCAAAGTGATTGCTCAAATTGCAGACTGGGCAAGAGAGAAAAATGACGGCACGGTGGCAACGGTTGGCTATATGAATGTGCTACCGGGTGGGATTAATATTGTGGCGGAAAAAGTCGTGTTTAGTGTTGATATCCGCTCACTAAATATGGCAAATGTGGAAGAAATTACCGCTAAAATTGAGCAAGCTCTTGCAGAAGAAACGGCAAAAATCGGTTCAACTTTTGAAAAAGAAACGAAGTTGATTATTCAACCGGTGGCGCTATCTGAAAAAATGCTCGATATTTTGGAAAATTCAGCTCAAAAACATCAGTTTAGCTATAAACGCTTACCGAGCGGAGCAGGACACGATTCATTAGAAATCGGGCAGAAAATTCCAACGGTAATGATTTTTGTGCTAAGTAAAGACGGCAGAAGCCACACACCGGTCGAATTTACGGAATATCACTATTTTGCAAAAGCGGCGGTGTTGCAACAGGAATTGGCAGAACAATTATTAGACGAATAA
- the allB_2 gene encoding Allantoinase, translated as MYDLVIKNGKIVLSDAIFNGNIAVNAGKIAAVLAEGLEPEAREVIDVKGNYVFPGAIDTHAHLNDPGYEWREDYAHGTAAAAVGGYTTIIDMPLQNEPALTDAKIFDAKIAKVSPNAYVDYCFWGGLVPTNFEHLSELNDKGCVALKSFIGPVSPDYASLNYGQTFEAMQIIQKFGGRAGFHCEDFSTIKWQEQRMKNEGRLDWKAFLDSRPLIAEMLATINIIEIAKSTGCKAHICHVSHPDVAQKIKEAQQEGYDITAETCAHYLCFSEDDVIEKGALFKCAPPLRSKSDVDRLWDYVVDGTFSGIASDHSPCSYDEKHNEILGQKIETVFDVWGGISGIQSCVQVAFYEGCVKRGISPSVLANAMAKLPAKAFGIYGQKGDIQVGFDADFTIIDPNKEWEIKAEDLQYVNKLSAYVGKKGKGLPVCTIVRGKVIAQDGKLTDSKGFGKFIRKTEGA; from the coding sequence ATGTATGATCTCGTCATTAAAAATGGGAAGATAGTCTTATCCGATGCCATTTTCAACGGTAATATTGCCGTGAATGCAGGAAAAATTGCTGCTGTTTTAGCAGAAGGCTTGGAGCCTGAAGCAAGGGAAGTGATTGATGTGAAAGGCAATTACGTTTTTCCGGGGGCGATAGATACCCACGCTCACTTAAATGACCCGGGTTATGAATGGCGTGAAGATTATGCTCACGGGACGGCAGCAGCGGCAGTAGGCGGTTATACCACCATTATTGATATGCCGTTGCAAAATGAGCCAGCATTAACGGATGCTAAGATTTTTGATGCCAAAATAGCGAAAGTATCGCCAAATGCTTATGTGGATTACTGTTTCTGGGGCGGATTAGTTCCAACTAACTTTGAGCATTTAAGCGAATTAAATGATAAAGGTTGTGTTGCGTTAAAATCCTTTATTGGGCCGGTTTCGCCTGATTATGCTTCGCTGAATTATGGGCAAACCTTTGAGGCAATGCAAATTATCCAAAAATTTGGCGGACGAGCCGGTTTCCACTGCGAAGATTTTTCAACCATCAAATGGCAAGAACAACGAATGAAAAATGAAGGTCGTTTAGACTGGAAAGCTTTTTTAGACTCCCGCCCGCTGATTGCAGAAATGCTCGCAACCATTAATATTATCGAAATTGCCAAATCCACCGGCTGTAAAGCCCACATCTGCCACGTTAGCCACCCTGATGTTGCCCAAAAAATCAAAGAAGCCCAGCAAGAAGGTTACGATATAACCGCTGAAACCTGTGCGCATTATCTCTGCTTTAGTGAAGATGATGTAATCGAAAAAGGTGCGCTCTTTAAATGTGCTCCTCCACTGCGTTCAAAATCTGATGTAGATCGCTTATGGGATTATGTGGTTGATGGCACATTTAGCGGTATTGCCAGTGACCATTCGCCTTGCTCCTATGATGAAAAGCATAATGAAATTTTAGGTCAAAAAATTGAAACGGTATTTGATGTGTGGGGCGGTATTAGTGGTATTCAAAGCTGTGTACAGGTTGCTTTCTATGAAGGTTGTGTAAAACGGGGGATCTCGCCGAGCGTGCTGGCGAATGCAATGGCAAAATTACCGGCAAAAGCCTTTGGTATTTACGGGCAAAAAGGCGATATTCAAGTTGGCTTTGATGCTGATTTTACCATTATTGACCCAAATAAAGAGTGGGAGATTAAAGCCGAAGATCTGCAATATGTGAACAAACTGTCTGCCTATGTCGGCAAAAAAGGAAAAGGTTTACCGGTTTGTACCATTGTACGAGGTAAAGTAATCGCTCAAGACGGAAAGCTTACTGATAGTAAAGGTTTTGGTAAATTCATTCGTAAAACAGAAGGAGCATAG
- the ybbW_2 gene encoding Allantoin transport protein translates to MLDNKELSPELAKNVNVDLQPTKERIMDNFSYWASFLGGCVSIGTFSMGASLIGALTVTQAILAMSIGCIVIAIGLVLIGNGGHKYGIPFPIQLRSSFGTTGVKIPGILRGVPAIVWFGFQSWVGAGAINMCLKLLFGFDNLPIVYVLFTALQVGLSINGFKGIKWLENVSVVFLIGILAYMLYVVNTKFSVQIGDRFSNIEGSWGMPFWAATTAFLGIYSTMILNASDYSRHVKTGTGATTTGVIYVLSILPVTLFMGLIGLLVTAATGNSDPIEVFATAMDNKVLTVITLLFIAFAQITTNVLNNIVPPAYILMDSFKMKWSHATILVGILSMCVMPWKLVTAESAEGLSLFIKIYSAFLGPIFAVMVVDYYILRQQTLNVNDLYNKEGIFKGVNWAAIIAIAIGSLCSLIVVDLSWYVSLIPSGLSYYILMRVLKSSEPFRKGTVLEHQ, encoded by the coding sequence ATGTTGGATAACAAAGAACTCAGCCCTGAGTTAGCTAAAAATGTTAATGTTGATCTTCAGCCGACCAAAGAACGGATTATGGATAATTTTTCCTACTGGGCTAGCTTTTTAGGTGGTTGTGTTTCTATTGGGACATTTTCAATGGGGGCAAGCTTAATTGGCGCATTGACAGTCACACAAGCTATTTTGGCAATGTCAATCGGTTGTATTGTCATTGCCATCGGTTTAGTGCTAATCGGTAATGGCGGCCATAAATATGGCATTCCGTTCCCAATCCAACTGCGTAGTTCTTTTGGTACAACGGGTGTGAAAATTCCGGGAATTTTGCGTGGTGTGCCGGCGATTGTTTGGTTCGGTTTCCAAAGTTGGGTGGGCGCAGGAGCGATTAATATGTGTTTAAAGCTCCTGTTTGGCTTTGATAATCTACCAATAGTCTATGTGCTATTTACCGCCTTACAAGTTGGGCTATCCATTAATGGCTTTAAAGGCATTAAATGGTTGGAAAATGTATCGGTGGTGTTCTTAATCGGTATTTTGGCTTATATGCTGTATGTCGTGAACACTAAATTCTCGGTGCAGATAGGCGATCGTTTCTCTAATATTGAAGGCTCTTGGGGAATGCCGTTTTGGGCAGCGACTACAGCCTTCTTGGGGATCTATTCAACGATGATTCTCAATGCTTCAGACTATTCACGCCACGTTAAAACAGGCACAGGTGCAACCACAACAGGTGTGATTTATGTATTATCCATTCTACCTGTCACCTTATTTATGGGGCTAATCGGCTTATTGGTGACTGCGGCTACGGGAAATAGTGACCCTATCGAAGTATTCGCCACGGCAATGGATAATAAAGTGCTTACAGTCATTACATTATTATTTATTGCCTTTGCACAGATTACGACTAACGTGCTAAATAATATTGTGCCTCCTGCCTATATTTTAATGGATTCCTTTAAAATGAAATGGTCTCACGCCACGATTTTAGTCGGTATTCTTTCGATGTGTGTGATGCCTTGGAAACTTGTTACGGCAGAATCAGCAGAAGGACTTTCCTTATTTATCAAAATTTACTCCGCTTTCTTAGGCCCGATTTTTGCGGTAATGGTGGTTGATTACTACATCTTAAGACAGCAAACTTTAAACGTGAATGACCTTTATAATAAAGAGGGTATCTTCAAGGGCGTTAACTGGGCAGCAATTATTGCGATTGCTATCGGTTCGCTTTGCTCACTGATTGTGGTGGATCTCTCTTGGTATGTCAGCTTAATTCCATCAGGCTTGAGTTACTATATTTTGATGAGGGTGTTAAAAAGTTCCGAACCTTTCCGTAAAGGGACGGTGCTAGAACATCAATAA
- the rpoE_2 gene encoding Sigma-24 — protein sequence MSQPALRQISPSQLEDIRLQMVKFAFLQLKNNELAEDVVQEALVSAYKYADSFKGECALKTWIFAILKNKIVDLVKAKGKLVAVSELMEEDDHDLADKLFNENGGWDKDAYQSNEWKNTESHTYSAQFWQVFEFCLNNLPANQARVFMMRSHLEMETEEICAECEISAANVHTLLYRARLQLQVCLSQKWFGA from the coding sequence ATGAGCCAACCGGCTTTACGGCAAATTTCCCCCTCGCAGTTGGAAGATATTCGCCTGCAAATGGTGAAATTTGCCTTTTTACAGTTAAAAAATAACGAACTTGCCGAAGATGTGGTGCAAGAGGCGTTAGTCAGTGCTTATAAATACGCAGACTCATTCAAAGGCGAGTGTGCGTTAAAAACGTGGATTTTTGCAATTTTAAAAAACAAGATCGTGGATTTAGTGAAAGCCAAAGGCAAATTGGTGGCAGTATCTGAGCTGATGGAAGAAGACGATCACGATCTTGCCGATAAATTGTTTAATGAAAATGGCGGTTGGGATAAAGACGCTTATCAATCCAATGAGTGGAAGAACACCGAAAGCCATACCTATTCCGCTCAATTCTGGCAAGTATTTGAATTTTGCCTAAATAATCTGCCGGCAAATCAAGCTCGGGTGTTTATGATGCGTTCACACTTGGAGATGGAAACCGAAGAAATTTGCGCCGAGTGTGAAATTTCGGCAGCAAATGTGCATACGTTACTGTATCGTGCAAGATTGCAGTTACAGGTCTGTTTAAGCCAAAAATGGTTTGGAGCGTAA
- a CDS encoding Protein of uncharacterised function (DUF692), with protein MLKFTGAGLGYRRDLADGFLSLTDNSIINFMEVSPENWLKMGGQARYNFDKVAEKIPLIIHGLSLSLGGQAPLDMELLKGIKTMQQQYNSHFFSDHLSYCECEGHLYDLLPMPFTDEAVMHVANRIKQVQDYLGMQISLENTSYYLHSPTSTMNEVEFLNAIAQEADCGIHLDVNNIYVNGVNHGLLDPFVFVDKVDKARVNYIHIAGHDEDHGAAEEVKITEGESFNMVKGELRHLPTLLVDTHGEAVQKTVWDLLEYTYERLPHIPPTLLERDFNFPPFQELIAEVQHIANLQAKYAKMGLKNAA; from the coding sequence ATGCTGAAATTTACAGGCGCCGGTTTAGGCTACCGCCGTGATTTAGCGGACGGATTTTTATCTCTAACAGACAATAGTATTATTAACTTTATGGAAGTTTCGCCGGAGAACTGGCTCAAAATGGGCGGTCAGGCTCGTTATAATTTCGATAAAGTGGCGGAAAAAATTCCGCTGATTATTCACGGTTTATCACTCTCGCTTGGCGGTCAAGCCCCGTTAGATATGGAACTGCTCAAAGGCATTAAAACCATGCAACAGCAGTACAATTCCCACTTTTTCTCCGACCATCTTAGCTACTGCGAGTGCGAGGGGCATTTGTACGACCTACTGCCAATGCCGTTCACTGATGAGGCAGTAATGCACGTTGCCAATCGGATTAAACAGGTGCAGGATTATCTTGGAATGCAGATTTCACTCGAAAACACCTCTTACTACCTGCACTCGCCAACCAGTACAATGAACGAAGTTGAGTTCTTAAATGCGATTGCACAAGAGGCGGATTGCGGTATTCATTTAGACGTAAACAACATTTATGTAAACGGCGTGAACCACGGCTTGCTCGATCCGTTCGTGTTTGTAGATAAAGTGGATAAAGCCCGAGTGAACTACATTCATATTGCCGGCCACGATGAAGATCACGGCGCAGCGGAAGAGGTGAAAATCACTGAGGGTGAGTCGTTCAATATGGTCAAAGGCGAATTACGCCACTTGCCGACTTTACTGGTGGACACTCACGGCGAAGCGGTGCAGAAAACCGTGTGGGATCTGCTTGAATACACCTACGAACGCTTACCGCATATTCCACCAACGCTACTCGAACGTGATTTCAACTTCCCGCCATTCCAAGAGCTGATTGCGGAAGTGCAACACATCGCCAATTTACAGGCAAAATATGCAAAAATGGGGCTGAAAAATGCCGCTTAA
- a CDS encoding Uncharacterized low-complexity protein, producing the protein MKKATLMALAGALTMATATVNAQTDAAKADACVEMKDGKCVKTKAAEGKCGEGKCGATSAAPKAAEGKCGEGKCGATAPKQSAPKAAEGKCGEGKCGASK; encoded by the coding sequence ATGAAAAAAGCAACTTTAATGGCATTAGCCGGTGCATTAACAATGGCAACTGCAACCGTAAACGCACAAACAGACGCTGCAAAAGCAGACGCTTGTGTAGAAATGAAAGATGGTAAATGCGTAAAAACCAAAGCCGCTGAAGGCAAATGTGGCGAAGGTAAATGCGGTGCAACCTCTGCAGCACCAAAAGCAGCAGAAGGTAAATGCGGTGAAGGCAAATGTGGCGCAACTGCACCAAAACAAAGCGCACCGAAAGCCGCTGAAGGCAAATGCGGTGAAGGTAAATGCGGCGCTTCAAAATAA